Genomic window (Primulina eburnea isolate SZY01 chromosome 8, ASM2296580v1, whole genome shotgun sequence):
CATTGCTGCACCAACCGGTACAAATGGCAAGAAATGCTCCGGATTCCCCCTGCCGGGGTTCAAAAACTGAGCTGGCACGGGGGAGCTCGCAAATAAGTGGTCCATGGCCGGATCCATGCCGGAACCAGACAGCCCCGCCGGACTGTTATTCCCTATGCCGCTGCCATTTCCACCATTGGAAATACCTTGCATTCGCTTCAAATATAGCCTGTATTTCTGCAAATGGCTCGCTACGTTCTCTCTAGTTAGCCCATCAACACTCATGAGCTGCATTATAGTCTTTGGAACAGCATTCTTGATCCCTAAATGGGCAACCGCATCTACAAATCTCTTGTGCAGTTGTGGAGTCCAAACGAGGCGCGGCCGCTTGAGGGTTCTTGCGGGTTCGTCAGACCCGGCGGCCCCACCTGATCCGCCTGCGGCGCCACTCAACTCCGGCGAGTCAAATTCAGCTGAGGAATGGGCAGTTGACTGCGGCGGAGGAGGAGCCGGCGTGTGGTGGTTGTGAAGGTTTTGAAGTGGATTCGAAATGTTGAAAGCTAGCGCTAGATCAGGAGTAATAAGAGATTGGTTTAAGGGCATCAATTCCTCGGGTGAGGGCAGTTCATCTTCCCATTTCGAAAACCAGTTGGATTCTTCTTCCCTCATTTCCTTTCCTTTTGTGACTCACTTCTTGGATTCACTGCCGCACAAATCTTTTCTCGAAAATAGAAAGATTTTTCAGCACAGAAATTTACAATACAAAAAACAAGAACAAAACCCCTTGTTCTTCAGAAATTCAAGATCTAGTGCCCCGAAAACCAAGAAAATGATAGCCAAAATCACAaggaaaaaataacaaaaaaaaagctCACTTTTCGGAGAGTAAGAGACAAAGATACAGATAAAAAGAAGACACAGTTTCAACTTTTGAGGGTGGTGAAATCTCGAGCATAGATCAAATTATCACGATATTAAACCAAAAAAAAAGTTTTGAGAAATGGGGTTTTCATTTTTCACCTTTGAATCCTCTGCAGACATTCATTTGAGAGAGAAAGACTAGTGGGGGAGGGGTGATCGAGGTGGATCATGTCTTCTTGTTTCCAGCTTTTGTTTATGTTTACTGTTGCAGATGCTTTTCTTCTGATTTTTTGTGTGTGGAAATTGTACTATctggtttttgttttattttgttttacatACAattgtgtgtatgtatatatatatataatatttaggttctttatttatttattttttcaaaaatcttGAGAGTTAGTGCCACCATAGTGGAAAGgggatttatttttattacatcatattgaaatttttatattaaaacgtAGAAATTGGGTGGACTAATTTGGTTTTTTAGAGGTTTCTGCAAACGgatgaaaattaattttgaaattcaATGAAAATAAACATGAAAGATACGTGAAAATTAAATAGGGACCCAAAAATGTAATGATATTTTTGTAGAAATTAAGGATGTCAATTAGTGCTTAGGTTGACGAGAAATTTGAATTCTTCTAAACTACGTCTGAATTTCATTTTGCTTTAATATGTAAATTTGGGAAAGATAAGTGGCAAGATAAAAAATTCAATTCACTTTATGATATCAAGAATTagacttcaaaaaaaaaaaaaaaaaagagttgcAATTTGAGGAGGGTCTTAGAAATTGGAGCGAAtatagccaaaaaaaaaaaaagaaagagaaaagaAATGGAGCAACGATACGGCGAGTGTTATGCACGCTCCAATTATCTGTGTTTGAGTGAGAGTTCCGCATTTATGACATTTATTTGTACAAAAGATGAGGTTTGTATTTCGTTggtttggaattttaaaattccaAAGTGGGGAAAAAGGAGAAAAGTCTGAAGAAATTTCTTATTAAagttccatatatatatatatatatatatatatatatatatatatagttttgatatgctgcacACCTATCGTGTACAcctatgtgagcaccgatgaggtgtcaatCACCCATtgaatgtgatgaaatatagaaaaattgtgcatccaataggtgagtgacatctcatcggtgctcacataaATGTGCACGGTATGTGTACAGTATATCAAAactataatatatatgtatatatataatttcaagTTTTTTTTGGTCCAACGTATGAAAACacctttttaaaaaattaaatatttgatttcCACAATAACTCTATATGTAAATATGTCTACTGaataataaatcataactcTGATTTTTTTTCCACTAAAGGAATGGTTAGAAAGAACATAtcaaaaatgtttttaaaataaaaaatcacattAATTTTGCAAAAACTAATAGTTGAAtgcacaaaaaaaatattatatacaaATTGCTCACTAAATTTTAGGActggaaatttttttaaaaaagctcAAGCAAAACTATATTTAATAAGATGAGAAGCCCGCAAAACCCGTTTAAAGGAAAAAAGGCTGAGAATCTTTTTATGTTTAAAGCAATGCATCTTTCTTATATCTTTTTGGTCTCATAATTATATGTGGTAAATTGGATATGAATCGCATCTTTATCTTGAAAATGCTTAAAAAGATGAGATtgtaaaaaatatttcatattttttctAAATTGTAATCAAATTTCACGTATCTTCAAATTATCCACTGAAATATCAAAGtcgatatttatttattaccCTTAAAAAAAATCGTTGTTTATTAACTTATAGATTTTTAACTCTTAATTTAAGAATACAGAAATTTAGCttattcatattttatatttataaagaATGAGTctatttgtgagaccgtctcacacaagtttttaccatttATAAAAGGGGTTTTAAACTGTTTAGCATAAAATACACCAGATCCGTATTGAATAACACAAGCACTGTATCTACTCAAATGCTATAAAAATTTGACCCAAAGAATGTTTCACTTCTTCATTGACAAATATGTAAGAATGGCATGagcatatataaatatatatgtaacTAACAAAGTGAACATAGAAATACATCTCTACGTACGTTAAACATGAGATTGGACAAAATCACAAAAGAAAAAATATGTAATAATAGGGGTAAGGGCAATGAAATGCAGCGCTACGAGTATGGGTTCATCCACACTTCTTCATCTGTCACAGACGCTACTCGATTAGACGTCAACATACAACGATCCGAGGTAATGACATGAACCCAAATGGCTTTGATGTAAAGCTAGTGACTCGGCATTTGAAAGGTTCCTCTGTTATGGCTGTATTGGCTAGGCCAATAAAATGGTTCTTTGGCAGTTCTAGTCATATTAGCGGCCTGGTCCATTCCATATTCTGATCTTTTTCTTTTATAAGAGCACTATTGCAGCCAACATCAAACAAGAGAATGCCAAATGTACTGGCATTAGGAAGAACCTCGTTGCAGTAAAAGATCCGGGAGTCGATAAAGGAAAAGCATAGCAGATCTTATTTTGGTCCTGATCACAAAATTTATGGTCTCAAATTCAGATTCCACACCATCCTAatgacaaaaaataaaagataacgACAAAACACAGCATTTAGATCATATATTCATCAACATGGAACTACCGTAAATAATACTGAGTTTCAAAAGGAGCATTAACTTTTACTTTATCACATAATTCCTTTTCCATGGAACTAAAGATGCTTTTCCCGGTTTTCAAAGTAACGGTTCACCATTGAAAGAGACTAAAAGATTCTGAAGAAAAAAGATAACAGCAGCAATAAGTCAAAGACTTCAGGTGAAAGTAAAAACAAAGTAAATAAATCAAGTTCAGCAACTTTTAAGTGCATGCGAGAGACCTTACAAAACATCCAAAAGGTTAAAGAGGTGAAAAACAGTATGTACAATATCtaaaattcacatttcaatcccttTTTCTTTGCATATCGACATGGGAAAATTTAGAGATTTAACTCGCATATGaccatgattttgatatataatcATCGTTCGTAGAACGAGAATGTTACGAAAACTAACTTGGTCTCTTGGTGTGAACACTATAAAATTACAAAACTAATTCCTATTTAAGTTGGCCTAAAATTTGAATGGCTATAAACCTTATTCTCATAAGAAAACAAGTACTCAAAAAACTTCCATGAATGATGGCTTTTTCAATTAATGGACAAAAGAGTTTTTAATAAGCACATAATCATATAGgactaaataaatattttaagaaaataattaaagatacgTGTGCATGACGGCCAGTATATATCATATATGAGTGTCCATTACATGTTTGAAGGTTACTttacacaataataataataataaaaggtcataaattaaaaaaaaagaccAAGAAATGCAATAATGGTCATGAAAAATCCCATTCATCGTGTATTCAAATAACAGTGAGTCGAGAGACCATTCTCATATCAGATCTGAACATGGCTGAACTAGTCACCTTTTCCATGTTGCTTTTAACAAGGTAATGATAGCAACGAGCTGTGATTTAGTATTTATGCTGGCCATGGGAATAAAGAAGAGGGGATGATGTCatggagaacttgaaaatgcaaacaaaatattatttcaaatgCCCACAACTTCATTGAGGATTTTGTAGCGTATGGGTAAACAAAGGTCTGTAACAGGCCAGTCATTTTTGAGGTGGCTCAAAATTAAAGACAGTGGCATGAATAAGTGGAAATTATATCATCGTTTTTTCACAAACTTGACTATTTAATTGGAGACCAAGCATTTACTAAAATCATGCCATACTATGAAAACAAAAATGTGAAACACATTCTTAAAATGTGACAAGACAAAGAGACAGCATACCATAAAGGGATTGGACTTTGTTTACTTGAAATAGGTTCACATATAGAATTATCTTCCTTAGATGTTGCATGAACGAGTCTCTGAAACCTCAATGATAATTTTGAATACATCTGCACATCAGATGGCTGCACTTGGTTAATTCCAGCTTTTAAGTGCCCCATTGTAATTTCTGATGCCGATAGGTTCTCCTGACAACAACACAATGATTAACGACTAGTGAATGAGAAAAGTTAATATATTATGTGGTCTAAATTAAAAGCCATTTACTGCCTACTTCAATAGCTGTCATTGCTGCTTCACGGCAGATAAGAGAAATATCAGCGCCTGTACATCCCTCTGTGAGAAGAGAGAGCTCACTGATGCATACATCAGAACTACATGGCATTCGGCGCAAATGGACTCGAAATATATCTTCACGATCCTTTTTATTCGGTGGTCCCACGAACAGCAGTCGATCAAAGCGTCCTAAACGTTTGATAGCTATGTGAGCACTCGAATTTTGGGAAAAAATAAAACAGTATAGAAGAATTCATGGTAATCAGATACAACCAGGACACAACGCAGTTTACCTGGTCTCAGAAGAGCTGGGTCAATCTTATCTGGCCGATTTGTAGCAGCAATGACAGTGACACTACCTCTTTGTTGCAAACCTATCAGTAAAATGTTGACTGATATAGAGATTTGTAACATAGTAACTAACAAATTACTATTAGATAGCTATGCAAACTCCACTTTCATAGAAGTTATCACTTATCAGCATTTGGGAACTATTTGAAGTATGTCACACTACATGTTTCAAATAACAATAGTAACAATAATTATTGAAAGATAATAGATGTCCGGCTTGACAGAAGATACCAAGTAAATGAGGATTTTCTAAGAGAATTTGTGAAACTGTTACCATCTAACTCAACAAGTAGTTGACTCATAACTCGATCACCAACTGAAACTCCATCGCTTTCTTTTCCACGAATTATAGCAAGACCATCAATTTCATCGAAAAATATAATTGAAGGAGCATTTGCCCTTGCCTTCGCAAATAGCGACTGTACAGCCTTCTCAGATTCACCAACCCATTTGCTAAAAAGTTCAGGGCCCTTTACTGCAAGAAAATTCAACCCCGCTTCAGAAGCTACTGCACGAGCCAAAAGAGTTTTGCTGCATCCTGGAGGACCAAAGAGCAAAATTCCTGTAGGGGGACGGGTTCCAATGCGCTTGAAAGCATCCTTGTGCTTTTGAGGCCACTCCACAGCTTCCATTAATTGCATCTTAACCTCCATCTGGCCACCAACATCTTCCCAGGAAACCTTGGGAACTTCAAGAACCACCTGTTAATAGCAAGCAAATGCAAAAAAGAAGTGATGTTGATTTTGATACTTCTGGTCATGAACTACTGTATTTTCTCTataatattgtttttttttttggatttttatGAATTCAACAAGCTAATATTCCGTATGCTCAGCGAAGTCCAAGACTTCAATGAAACAATCACATAATCTTAATAAAACGTAAAGAAAACATTGACTATAGTCCCTCAAGATACTTTATCTAGATAGCGACATACAAATTTAGGCTATGCTggtctttaaaaaaaattaggctATGCGGGTTGAACAAGGGCAAACCCAAACTTTTCTCCTTGGGAGgctaaaattattaataaaaaaccgACAAGTCAAAAAACTGTTTATATTATGTTTATCCTTTATTCTCTTAAATTAcatatcttttaatttatttgCACTCTTTTGCTTTTTGAATAGTAATCTTGGAAATAATGatacaattttttaatatattaccATCCTAAATTTGACAAgacaaaattaaatattttctaaatttaACAGACAACATTAAACTATATTTTAATAACTAAACTTTGTTTTGAAAAACAATTGCGTTAAAATTCGAAGGGTAAATGAACagtaatattattttcatgatGTGGGGTAtaatttgtttatttaatttaataaaacacTTAATTATAGATTTAATTTATACTTATAACATGATATACTATCCACCACACTACATAACACTATGTCAGGCTTTCCCTAAAAAGCTGGGACGCCTAAACCCAAATATCACGTCACCTACTTCTTAGAGTACAACACAAACGCAAAAAATCAAATAGAAAAGGAACTGCAAGGGATCAGATAGACAGATATTtactggaagaaaatggagaTTTAACTGTCAGCCTGACATCTAAGACAAAGTTCTGAACCTTATGACAAAGGATATCATCATATCAAGAATGAATATATATTATTGCAACCAAAAAAATAGGCAATAAGCTCACCTTGGGTATGAGAGTAAAACAGATGACATGTACTTACCTCTCTCATAGCACTCGGTCTTATTCTATCTCTAGCCTTCTCAAAGTCCTCGGAAGTAACTTTTAAGTCACCCTTTGGAGCGCAAGCCCCAGTTGTTCCAATTCCATCCATAAAGTCTGATGAGCTTACTATTTCTGAATCATGGGAAAAAGAAGCCTCCAAATTACTATTAATAGAATCTCCCAAAACTTGACAAATATCCATATCACTGCTCAAGCAAACAATATCTGAGCGACTAGACGTTGAACTAACTGAATCATTGGCAGcagttgaaattttgaaatattgttcTCCAATGCAGACATTCAAATTAACAAATTGTCGAAGGCAAATCAATGCTGCTTCATTGCAAAGAGCAGCTAAATCAGCACCAACAAAACCATGTGTGGCCATTGCAAGAGTTAGAACATCCTTGTCAGAAAGTGAATGCTGCATTTCCCTAAGAAGTGCGAGCAATATTTCATAACGTTGTTGAGGAGAAGGAACCCCTGTGTATATTTTAATGAAACAGCAACAAATTTGAATCAGGTTTCTTAGAACCAGTCAGTTTTAACTAAATCTAAAGATGAAAATCAATACCAACATAACTGCACCGTGACAAAATGttactacctccatcccaaatATACAAAATGCAATTCCATTTTCGGTCGTTCCACTCATATAGTCAAGTTTCTACATTTAGTATTATTTCTTCTTATTTTTACTAATATACCCCTGTTAATTAAGTATTGAAAAAATGTGCAACCATTACTTGAATGAATTAAATAGAGATAAACGAGGAAATTTGTTTGTAATTTTTTTCTACTAATGATATTATTAATTtgtgtgaaaaaaaaaaacaagtttaTATATTTGACACGAATACGGTATTAATCAGTGTGACTATTCACATAATGAGAATGGAAAAAAATTCAATGAGTATACGTTCTAGTCTATTCTAGCTAAAGCATTCTTTTCATTTGTCTTAAAAAAAGACAAGTGTTACAATGAAATCATACAGAAATAATGTCCATGAGAAATTTGATTTCTTGCTGCCATGGCCTTGAAGCCAGAGCATTATTTCATTTGTCTTAGAAAAATATGGAAAGAGATGGAAAAAATCACATTGTAATTATATCCCAATGAAAGGATGTCCATAAAATGCCAATGTCTTTATGCTACGTAAAATCCTTTTCCTTTATCAACTGAAACCATGTAAACACTCTCTTCTATTACTTGTTTCCACATTTCTCGTCCTTGAGAGAAAAAATTTGCAAAAAACATATAGAGCATGACTTTCAAAAGCATCACCTAGGAAACACAATTACAGTTGGTTAATACAGGAGTCAAGCATAAGAAATCCTGCAAGTAGAAACATCTAAAATGCGCAAACAGGCCTCCAAAGTTTTCGTGTAAGATTTAACTGGAGTACCTCAAGGGGAAGACAGTTAGTTTCATAGAAATCACTGAGAAGTGTCGTATCCACATATTAAACAAAAACagatttgaaaaaaaatcaaCAAACCAATTTCAATTTCTCGGTCAAGCCTTCCGGGTCTCCTAAGCGCAGGCTCAATGCTATCAGGCCGGTTTGTTGCAGCAACAACTAGTATCCCATCAGTTCTACTCATCCCATCCATCAGATTTAAGAGAGTAGCAACCATTCTTTGAGAAACCTGGTCTCCTCCATCTTTGCGTGCAGGTGCAATCGCATCCAATTCGTCTATGAAAATCTGCATCCTAAAATGTTAAAATACTTCCGGTCTTCCGCTAAGGAATAATGAAATTGTATTTGTCCAAAATATAGTCTTTCTTCGGTAATAGTATGTAAAATTgtggaaaatattattattttatatattctgAGAATGCACACCTGTACATACGCAACAAAGAGTATGCTATCCGTACGAATCAGGAATTGATGATATTCTCCTACTAAACTTAAATATTAGACTATCCTATTGAATTAGATCAAAACACTATCAAATAACTGAATTACAACTGATTTGATCTTAATCTACATAGTAAAGCATTAAACTGCAATCCAATCGTGAAAATAGTTAAGTGTACATGCAATAGAGTATTGCCCTTGCATTGTGGTACAAGTTTCACCTTCCTAGTAATAAATCAACTACATGTGTCAATTCAGCCCATATTCAACAACATATTTACAACGGTTCCAATTTGGTCCAAACATGAAATTCCTgaacaaaatttcaaaaactaaAACATAACAATTAGTAGCTACCTCGAAGAACTATAGAAAACATACCCAGTAAACGATTTATACAAATATGTATCGATAAAATAGCATAACATTCTCTGGTGTAAAATGGCCTCGTATACTTGTGAATTTTGTATAATCCAACTACCTTGAATAACATTTCTCAACTTATCTTTACCAGTTGGACATTAGTTGTAAAGAAATAAAAAGATCCAAAACCAAAATTTATCTACTTTTGTATataagaaaaaatataaaaagcGATTTACCACGGCGGGCACAGCAAGGCTGGCTTTTTTAAACACTTCATCCAATGCTTGTTCGCTTTCTCCTTGGTATTGACTAATAATTTCAGGTCCACTGACTAAAAATAAGTTAACACCTACATCATTAGCACATACTCGAGCCAAAGTAGTTTTTCCTGTTCCTGGTGGGCCATGAAGAAGCACTCCCTTTGTGGGACGTAGACCCAAGCTAAAAAGTAAAAGCAATCACCACATGTATagttgaaaaagaaagatgtaaTAACTTTTCTCTACAATGTCAAACTTTATTGCATCTAGTCTAGTAGTAAATATGTATTAACTTGTAGCAATAGATAAATGCAAATATGATGCTATAACTGATGCCCCACCAAATATGATGCTATAACTGATGCCCCACCTTGGTCAATACGCTAATACTCCTTATGGACGTCCAATGCCCAGCACACATTGCTGACAAGGAGGATGATGTCATTCGacaagtttcaaaatacataatGAGCAACACTTTTGCTTGAACACAAACAAGGAGCTCCTACATAAAAATTTGCTTATTGTGATGTTAGCACAGCTTCTCCTTGCTGTTCTCCATCGCATTTCGTACGTGTAAAGCATACATGACTTTAAATATAGAGTTGGACATCACTGAgttttataaaacatatattaatATGATGATACGGTGAAAGGACCTCGGATCTAGGGAAAATAATGATACAGCAGTGCAATCAAGGAGGTGCAGGGTCCATAAGACAAACCCAACATGCAGTCCAGCATAAAACAAAAAGAATTCCCCTTTGTGTGTTGTACAACTATCAAGATCAAGTCCAACCAACTCAAGGACAAAAGAATCAGGTTAGATTGTTATTGAAGTCAAAATATATACCTTGCAACCGAACCCTTCACAGCTGACGAAACTATAATATCTTTCAGAATGGAAAATTCTGTGGAAAGGCCTCCCAACTTTGAAACGCTGACTCCCATACTCTCTATGTTACTTCCATGTCTAACTTCAGGATGCGTCAGAGAGCTTGTTACTGAAGTTTCAACCATAGAATTTCTTGGTAATAGCAAGTGCACTTTTGTTCCCCGATCTACAGAAAAAACACACACCATGCCTTTGCTTAAGTCTGGAGCTCCAGTGGCAGGACCATTATTTCTATTATTCAGATTCTGACCAACTGAAGACAATCTTTCAGAACCTATCACCCGGAATACACATTTCCTTGAAAGTAATGGGACTATCACAAAATTACCACGGAGTAAACTTCGTGAAGATAACCATGAGGTAGTGCAAGTTTCTAAAAGTTTCCTAGAAGAATCATCCTCCAAAACATCCTTCACATCAAGAATGTCAATAGATTCATGAGACTTATAAGCTGTCTTTGATGCTAACTTTTTATAGCCTGACATATGAGGTTGCATTGAGCAGGGAGAGCTCACTTTAGGCAATGAAACAGATGGTGTCTTTGGAGATGAAATTTTGTCATTTTCAACGGACCCAAGTTCAACTTCCATGGATAAGTCATAGTGAGATGATGTGACACTCTCCAACTGAAATTTACCCTTCAAACATACCGGAGATAGATATAACTCTTTGCAGCCATCAGATGACAAACAAACATCTGAAAGGCCAGATGGCTTACCGATTCCATTTTCAGTCAACTGCTGAAACTCCACAGGACAAACAAAAACAGTCCTACCAGAATCTGGACAACCCAGTGTACATAAAAGGCTTGAAGATAAGTGTATTTCATTCTTTAGAACCTGTCCACAAAGTAAacattgatattcaacaaaagAAATCGAATAAAGTCGCAAATAACAGCATGAGATGAATGTTTCTGATGACAGCAATCAGATAATCAGCACAAAGAATTCATGACAAACTAAAGCCTAAACTTACACATTCAATCCACCATCCATaacttttatataaaattacagAAATGCTGTGCGACAGAAATATAGAGCATATCCAACACCCAATAATTATGACCAACCTTAGAAGAAGGAAATACAGTTGCCAGGGCAAAAAAACTTCCTGCTTCATCAGAAATATTATCTTCGCAGTCAAACCCAAAATGCGTAGCACATTCATAAGATATGTCGGTCAATGAAAATCCACCCGGAGCTTTGTCCAGAGAAGGCAAGGAAACCTGTGATAAAATCAACCAAACAAGGAAAATATTGCGAACGAACATTCTAAAATTCCAATAGCTACAACTAAAATGATAGATTCGACAAATGAAACAAAACAGATGATTGATGTAACTGAAAAATCAAAATGATCCAACTCCTTAGAAGCAAATTCTCGAATACGTACTGCATGTGCATGAAACTCGTACTTCGAATACTCAAGACAGAACAAAAAACAAGCAGAATCCAAAAAAAGATAAGTACATCGGAAATAAAACAGGGTAAAGGTTTACAAAATTATTAAGAAACAATTTGTTCAAATGAAAAAGATGAAAAGAACAATACCGAAACAACAGATCCAGGGGGAATGGACCTAGAAATCATAGCCGATTCCGGCAGCCAAAGCTTACACCCTCTGGAATCGGAAACGTTTCCTTCTACAATTCTGCCGATGAACGCCGATTTAGCAAAGAAAGCTGGGAACTTTGCGGAAGCTTCATCAAGGGATGACGAGAAATCTTCGTCGAACGGTGACGAATTGGAAGAAGACAAAGCTGATGGTGAAGGTGAAGatgctttagaattttttttcttggAAGGCATGTTGAATTTACAGTGAACAGCAAAGAACTTGGGGCAAGCTTTTAAACCCTACTAGGGGTTTAGTATTTATACGTTTTTTCTTTATGGAATTTGCAGTAACTTACGAATTTCATGACAAAAAAATTCAAGTATAGTTTGTCTAAACGATATATGaacttcaaaaaatatatatatatatatatgaactcTTTATCTTTAGAATAACTCACTCTTAACAAAGAATTCGTATCAAATTCGGTTTATCTATAGTGTTTTtctttataaatattattatctCACTCGTACGATATACACGtagtattattatatataatttattattagcATTAATAACTATGAGTGTTTGaagaatttttaaaatacaaatcaaCTAAATTGATTATAGATCATACaattaaaacataaataaaatttacGAGTTCTGGAAAATCTCTTTAAATATAGCATTTGTCGTGGAATTTTTTGATTTCATTGGAATTTTAAAAGAATAATTGGATCGTAAAGAGCCAGAATAAGTATAGAGTTTATTCCATGAATGTTGCTGGCTTTT
Coding sequences:
- the LOC140839485 gene encoding transcription factor MYBC1-like; translated protein: MREEESNWFSKWEDELPSPEELMPLNQSLITPDLALAFNISNPLQNLHNHHTPAPPPPQSTAHSSAEFDSPELSGAAGGSGGAAGSDEPARTLKRPRLVWTPQLHKRFVDAVAHLGIKNAVPKTIMQLMSVDGLTRENVASHLQKYRLYLKRMQGISNGGNGSGIGNNSPAGLSGSGMDPAMDHLFASSPVPAQFLNPGRGNPEHFLPFVPVGAAMQHHHPMAVVAAGPGHQQQLQKQFRPFGHSPPNGQFDHPFLRQSQQQVQRMSGSAFPLAYAEDMEPAGTTNGRKVLTLFPTGDD
- the LOC140839486 gene encoding calmodulin-interacting protein 111-like isoform X2; the encoded protein is MESGKFQLESVTSSHYDLSMEVELGSVENDKISSPKTPSVSLPKVSSPCSMQPHMSGYKKLASKTAYKSHESIDILDVKDVLEDDSSRKLLETCTTSWLSSRSLLRGNFVIVPLLSRKCVFRVIGSERLSSVGQNLNNRNNGPATGAPDLSKGMVCVFSVDRGTKVHLLLPRNSMVETSVTSSLTHPEVRHGSNIESMGVSVSKLGGLSTEFSILKDIIVSSAVKGSVASLGLRPTKGVLLHGPPGTGKTTLARVCANDVGVNLFLVSGPEIISQYQGESEQALDEVFKKASLAVPAVIFIDELDAIAPARKDGGDQVSQRMVATLLNLMDGMSRTDGILVVAATNRPDSIEPALRRPGRLDREIEIGVPSPQQRYEILLALLREMQHSLSDKDVLTLAMATHGFVGADLAALCNEAALICLRQFVNLNVCIGEQYFKISTAANDSVSSTSSRSDIVCLSSDMDICQVLGDSINSNLEASFSHDSEIVSSSDFMDGIGTTGACAPKGDLKVTSEDFEKARDRIRPSAMREVVLEVPKVSWEDVGGQMEVKMQLMEAVEWPQKHKDAFKRIGTRPPTGILLFGPPGCSKTLLARAVASEAGLNFLAVKGPELFSKWVGESEKAVQSLFAKARANAPSIIFFDEIDGLAIIRGKESDGVSVGDRVMSQLLVELDGLQQRGSVTVIAATNRPDKIDPALLRPGRFDRLLFVGPPNKKDREDIFRVHLRRMPCSSDVCISELSLLTEGCTGADISLICREAAMTAIEENLSASEITMGHLKAGINQVQPSDVQMYSKLSLRFQRLVHATSKEDNSICEPISSKQSPIPLWTKIRSAMLFLYRLPDLLLQRGSS
- the LOC140839486 gene encoding calmodulin-interacting protein 111-like isoform X1; this translates as MPSKKKNSKASSPSPSALSSSNSSPFDEDFSSSLDEASAKFPAFFAKSAFIGRIVEGNVSDSRGCKLWLPESAMISRSIPPGSVVSVSLPSLDKAPGGFSLTDISYECATHFGFDCEDNISDEAGSFFALATVFPSSKVLKNEIHLSSSLLCTLGCPDSGRTVFVCPVEFQQLTENGIGKPSGLSDVCLSSDGCKELYLSPVCLKGKFQLESVTSSHYDLSMEVELGSVENDKISSPKTPSVSLPKVSSPCSMQPHMSGYKKLASKTAYKSHESIDILDVKDVLEDDSSRKLLETCTTSWLSSRSLLRGNFVIVPLLSRKCVFRVIGSERLSSVGQNLNNRNNGPATGAPDLSKGMVCVFSVDRGTKVHLLLPRNSMVETSVTSSLTHPEVRHGSNIESMGVSVSKLGGLSTEFSILKDIIVSSAVKGSVASLGLRPTKGVLLHGPPGTGKTTLARVCANDVGVNLFLVSGPEIISQYQGESEQALDEVFKKASLAVPAVIFIDELDAIAPARKDGGDQVSQRMVATLLNLMDGMSRTDGILVVAATNRPDSIEPALRRPGRLDREIEIGVPSPQQRYEILLALLREMQHSLSDKDVLTLAMATHGFVGADLAALCNEAALICLRQFVNLNVCIGEQYFKISTAANDSVSSTSSRSDIVCLSSDMDICQVLGDSINSNLEASFSHDSEIVSSSDFMDGIGTTGACAPKGDLKVTSEDFEKARDRIRPSAMREVVLEVPKVSWEDVGGQMEVKMQLMEAVEWPQKHKDAFKRIGTRPPTGILLFGPPGCSKTLLARAVASEAGLNFLAVKGPELFSKWVGESEKAVQSLFAKARANAPSIIFFDEIDGLAIIRGKESDGVSVGDRVMSQLLVELDGLQQRGSVTVIAATNRPDKIDPALLRPGRFDRLLFVGPPNKKDREDIFRVHLRRMPCSSDVCISELSLLTEGCTGADISLICREAAMTAIEENLSASEITMGHLKAGINQVQPSDVQMYSKLSLRFQRLVHATSKEDNSICEPISSKQSPIPLWTKIRSAMLFLYRLPDLLLQRGSS